CGCCGAAGCGCAGGCGATCGGCTGGCCCGTGATGCTCAAGAGCAGCGCCGGCGGTGGCGGCATCGGCATGCGCCCCTGCCAGGACGAGGCAGCCCTGCGCGCCAACTACGACATCGTCCGCGGCCAGGCGGCTAACAGTTTCGGTGATGCGCGGGTGTTCCTGGACCGCCAGGTCACGGCGGCCCGCCACGTGGAAGTGCAGGTGTTCGGCGACGGGGCCGGCGAGGTCGTCGTGCTCGGCGACCGCGACTGCTCCCTCCAGCGGCGCAATCAAAAGGTGATCGAAGAGGCGCCAGCCCCCAACTTGCCAGAGGCCCTGCGCCAGGCGATGCACGATGCCGCACGACGGTTGATGGAGGCCGTGTCCTATCGCTCGGCGGGCACCGTGGAGTTCCTCTACGACCGCGACCGTGAGGCCTTCTACTTCCTCGAGGTCAACGCGCGCCTGCAGGTGGAACACGGCGTGACGGAGATGATCACCGGCGTGGATCTCGTCGAGTGGATGGTGCGCCTCGGCCGCGGCGAGAACGAATTCCTGGCCGCGCCCGAGAGGCATGGCGCCGCCATACAAGCGCGCGTCTACGCGGAAGACCCCGCGCGCGGCTTCCGTCCGGCGCCCGGGCTGATCACCGCCCTGACCCTACCGCCACCGCAGACGGACGTGCGCGTGGACAGATGGGTGCAGGCAGGCGTCTCCGTGCCGGCGGAGTTCGATCCCATGCTGGTCAAGGTGCTGGCCCACGGTAAGGATCGCGACGCGGCCCTGCGTCAGCTGCAGGAGAGCCTGCAGGCCATGCGCATCGACGGTATCCAGAGCAACCTCGCGTACCTGCAGGCAGCGTTGGATCTCGGTGAGTTCGTCGCCGCTAGCCACACGACCGCCAGCGCGACGGCGATCACCGCCGCCAACCGCACGGTCGAGGTGCTGTCGCCTGGCACCTCGAGCAGCGTGCAGGACGTGGAAGGCCGACTCGGCTACTGGCACGTGGGTGTGCCACCTTCAGGGGCCTTCGACGGTCGCTCCCTGGCGCGCGCCAACGCGCTGGCCGGCAACGACACCAATGCACCCGGTATCGAGTGCCTTAGCGACGGTCCGAGCCTTCGCTTCGCCTGCGACGGGCGCATCGCCCTGTGCGGCGCCCGCACGGAGGCGACCCTCGACGGCGCGCCCATCGCGCACGACACCACCGTCGCGGTCGCGGCCGGTCAGCAACTGCGCGTCGGCCCGATCGCCCCCGACGGTGAGGGCCTGCGCGCCTACCTCGCCATCTCGGGTGGCCTCGACGTGCCGGTGACCCTCGGCAGCACGGCCACCTTCGACCTCGGCGCCTTCGGTGGCCACGCAGGTCGCCAGCTGCGCACGGGCGACATCCTGCCCCTGCCCCCGGCGCCGTCAACCGCCCCGCAAACCGTGCCACCACCGGCCGCCGACCTGGCCGAGCGCACCACCCTGCGCGTGGTGCAAGGGCCGCTCCTCGCCCCCGACTACCTGACGCCGGCCTACCTCGACACCTTCTACGCCATCGAGTGGACGGTGCACTACAACTCGTCCCGCACAGGGATCCGCCTCCAGGGCCCCACGCCGGAGTGGTCTCGCGCGGACGGTGGCGAGGCTGGTCTGCACCCCTCGAACGTGCACGACAACGCCTACGCCTTCGGCGCCATCGACTTCACCGGCGATATGCCCATCGTGCTCGGCCCCGACGGCCCGAGCCTCGGCGGCTTCGTGAGCCCCGCGGCCATCGCCGCCGCTGACCGCTGGAAGCTGGGCCAACTGCGCCCTGGCGACCGCGTACGCTTCGCGCCGATCGCCCTGGACGAGGCCCGTGCAGCACTCACATCGCCTAAGGAGATCGATAGCACTAAGGCGTGCAACTGGCGCGACAGCGCCGACGAGGTGATCCTCGCCCGCGACACGGCGCGCGACATCGTCCTGCGCGCCGCCGGGGACAGCTTTCTGCTGCTCGAATTCGGCGCCACCGAACTCGATCTCGCCGAGCGCGTGCGCGTGGAAGCCCTGAGCCGGTGGTTGGCCCGACAGGCCGACCCGCACGTGCTCGAAGTGACCCCAGGCGTACGCTCCCTGCAACTGCGGGTCGATCCGGCCGCCTCCCGCGACCACCTCCTGCACCTGCTCCAAGACGGCCTCGACGCGCAGGGCGATGCACACTCGCTGGAGGTGGCGAGCCGCATCGTCCATCTGCCGCTGGCCTGGGACGACCCTGACACGCAGGAGGCGACCCAGCGCTACATGCGCACGGTGCGCGCCGACGCACCCTGGTGTCCGCGGAACATCGAGTTCATCCGTCGCATCAACGGCCTCGAGGATGAGGCCGAGGTGAAGCGCATCGTCTACGACGCCAGCTACCTGGTGCTAGGCTTAGGTGACGTCTACCTCGGCGCCCCGGTCGCCACGCCCGTCGACCCGCGCCATCGCCTGGTGACCACCAAGTACAACCCCGCGCGCACTTGGACGCCGGAGAATGCCGTCGGCATCGGCGGCGCCTACCTGTGCATCTACGGCATGGAAGGCCCCGGCGGCTACCAGTTCGTCGGCCGCACCTTGCAGGTGTGGAACCACTACCGCTCGACGCCGCCCTTCGAGCGACCCTGGCTCCTGCGCACCTTCGACCAGCTGCGCTTCTACGAGGTGGCGCATGAGGAGTTGATGGAGATGCGCCGCGACTTCCCCCTCGGGCGCCTGACCCTGGAGATCGAGGACACGGCCTTCCGCCTGGGCGAGTACGAGGCCTTCGTCGCGGCCAACGCCGACAGCATCGACGCCTTCCGCCAGCGCCAGCGCGCCGCCTTCGACGCCGAACGTGCCCGTTGGGTCGCCCAGGGCTACGACCCGACGGAGAGCGCCCCGCCGCCAGCCGCCGCCACCTTGGACGAGGAAGATGTTGGTGGCACGGCGATCCAGTCGCCGGTCATGGGCGCGGTCTGGAAGGTCCTGAAGGCGCCAGGGGAGGCGGTCGCCGCTGACGAGGTGGTGATGATCGTCGAGTCCATGAAGACGGAGATCACCGTGTCCTCGCCGGTGGCCGGGGTGGTCGCCAAGGTCCTTGCGCCCGAGGGCACGCAGGTGGAAGCGGGTCAGCCCGTCGCCGTGGTCGACGCACACGGCTGAGCCCCACGCATGACGGCGAGGATCCGCGCCTTCGCCCTGCTCGCGCTCTGGTTGACGGGGGCGAGCGCGGCTGAGGCCCACCTGCTCAACATGACCCGCGTGAGCATCTCCCACGAGGGGGACCAGGCCGGCGAGCTGCAGGTGGAGATCGAC
This genomic stretch from Pseudomonadota bacterium harbors:
- the uca gene encoding urea carboxylase, with protein sequence AEAQAIGWPVMLKSSAGGGGIGMRPCQDEAALRANYDIVRGQAANSFGDARVFLDRQVTAARHVEVQVFGDGAGEVVVLGDRDCSLQRRNQKVIEEAPAPNLPEALRQAMHDAARRLMEAVSYRSAGTVEFLYDRDREAFYFLEVNARLQVEHGVTEMITGVDLVEWMVRLGRGENEFLAAPERHGAAIQARVYAEDPARGFRPAPGLITALTLPPPQTDVRVDRWVQAGVSVPAEFDPMLVKVLAHGKDRDAALRQLQESLQAMRIDGIQSNLAYLQAALDLGEFVAASHTTASATAITAANRTVEVLSPGTSSSVQDVEGRLGYWHVGVPPSGAFDGRSLARANALAGNDTNAPGIECLSDGPSLRFACDGRIALCGARTEATLDGAPIAHDTTVAVAAGQQLRVGPIAPDGEGLRAYLAISGGLDVPVTLGSTATFDLGAFGGHAGRQLRTGDILPLPPAPSTAPQTVPPPAADLAERTTLRVVQGPLLAPDYLTPAYLDTFYAIEWTVHYNSSRTGIRLQGPTPEWSRADGGEAGLHPSNVHDNAYAFGAIDFTGDMPIVLGPDGPSLGGFVSPAAIAAADRWKLGQLRPGDRVRFAPIALDEARAALTSPKEIDSTKACNWRDSADEVILARDTARDIVLRAAGDSFLLLEFGATELDLAERVRVEALSRWLARQADPHVLEVTPGVRSLQLRVDPAASRDHLLHLLQDGLDAQGDAHSLEVASRIVHLPLAWDDPDTQEATQRYMRTVRADAPWCPRNIEFIRRINGLEDEAEVKRIVYDASYLVLGLGDVYLGAPVATPVDPRHRLVTTKYNPARTWTPENAVGIGGAYLCIYGMEGPGGYQFVGRTLQVWNHYRSTPPFERPWLLRTFDQLRFYEVAHEELMEMRRDFPLGRLTLEIEDTAFRLGEYEAFVAANADSIDAFRQRQRAAFDAERARWVAQGYDPTESAPPPAAATLDEEDVGGTAIQSPVMGAVWKVLKAPGEAVAADEVVMIVESMKTEITVSSPVAGVVAKVLAPEGTQVEAGQPVAVVDAHG